The window AGCCGGACAGGGTTCCGTCCGGCGCGGACGCGATCGTCGTCGGGGCCGGCGTGATCGGTGCCGCGGTGGCTCTGGAACTGGCGCGCGCCGACCGACGGGTCGTGGTCGTCGACAAGTCCGGCGGCGCCGGCCACGGATCCACCAGCGCCTCGAGCGCGATCATCCGTTTCAACTTCTCGACCTGGGAGGGCGTCGCCGTCGCATGGGAGGCGCACTACTGCTGGGCACGGTGGGCGGACCACCTCGGCACCTCCCGCAGCGCCGCCCTGGCGGGCTTCCGGCGGACCGGCGCGATCCTGCTCGACGCGCCGGACTCCGGAACGTCCGAGGCCGTCGCGTTGTTCGATCGCGTCGGCGTGCCCTACGAACGCTGGGATGCCGCCACGTTGCGCAGCCGGATCCCCGGCATCGACACGGGACGCCACTGGCCCCCCAAGCCCGTCCACGACGACGCCTTCTTCTCCGGGCCCAAGGGAGAGCTCGGCGCGCTGTTCACACCCGACGCGGGCTTCGTCGACGATCCGCGGCTCGCGGCGCAGAACCTCGCGGACGCGGCGATCGGCAGGGGAGCGCGCTTCCTCTACCGCCGTACGGTCACCGGTGTCCTGCGCGGCGCGGACCGGGTGAGGGGCATTCGGCTCTCCGACGGCACCGCGATCACGGCACCGGTCGTGGTCAACGCCGCCGGCCCCTGGTCGGGTGCGTTGAACCGGCTGGCCGGGGTCGGGGCCGAGTTCACCGTCGGGGTCCGCCCGCTGCGCCAGGAGGTCCACCAGGTGGCCGCACCGGTGGGCCGGGGCGATGTGATCGCGTCGGGCCGGGGCGGCGCCGAGGACGTGCCCGGACCGGTCGTGGCCGACACCGACCTCGGGACGTACGTCCGTCCCGCGCCCGGCGGACACCTGCTGATCGGCAGCACCGTGCCCGCCTGCGACCCCATGGAGTGGCTCGACGATCCCGACACGTGCGACCCCCGTCCGACTCCCTCGCGGTTCGAGACCCAGGTGACGCGGGTGGCACGACGGTTTCCGCTCCTCGGCGTCCCGAACCGGCCGACCGGAATCGCCGGCGTCTACGACGTGACGGACGACTGGTCCCCGATCTACGACCGCACCGACCTGAACGGTTTCTATGTCGCCATCGGCACGAGCGGCAACCAGTTCAAGAACGCCCCCCTGGTTGGACGGTTCCTCGCCACCCTGGTGGACCGCGTCGAGGCGGGCCACGACCATGACCGCGATCCGCTGCGGTACGTAGGTGAGCACACCGGAAACGTCATCGATCTGGCAGCGTTCTCCCGTAAGCGTCATGTGGCCGAGGGTGTCGCCTCCCGAACCGTCATGGGCTGACGTTGCGCAGGCGGCCCGGCGTCAAGCATGATAGTTGAATATAAAACGATTCTTGAGGGAGGCGGTCCACGGTGAGCAACGCCGAGACGAAACCGGTGGAAATGCGGTGCGGCGGGCCGGCGGACGACGAGCCGGCGACCGAGGCGGTCCGCGTCGACGTCCTGACCTCGCGAGACGTGCCCCTGGGCGGCCCCCGGGCGATGACCGTGCGG of the Streptomyces sp. NBC_01788 genome contains:
- a CDS encoding NAD(P)/FAD-dependent oxidoreductase, whose amino-acid sequence is MTIREPDRVPSGADAIVVGAGVIGAAVALELARADRRVVVVDKSGGAGHGSTSASSAIIRFNFSTWEGVAVAWEAHYCWARWADHLGTSRSAALAGFRRTGAILLDAPDSGTSEAVALFDRVGVPYERWDAATLRSRIPGIDTGRHWPPKPVHDDAFFSGPKGELGALFTPDAGFVDDPRLAAQNLADAAIGRGARFLYRRTVTGVLRGADRVRGIRLSDGTAITAPVVVNAAGPWSGALNRLAGVGAEFTVGVRPLRQEVHQVAAPVGRGDVIASGRGGAEDVPGPVVADTDLGTYVRPAPGGHLLIGSTVPACDPMEWLDDPDTCDPRPTPSRFETQVTRVARRFPLLGVPNRPTGIAGVYDVTDDWSPIYDRTDLNGFYVAIGTSGNQFKNAPLVGRFLATLVDRVEAGHDHDRDPLRYVGEHTGNVIDLAAFSRKRHVAEGVASRTVMG